In the genome of Deinococcus deserti VCD115, one region contains:
- a CDS encoding GTP-binding protein → MSTINFAAREINCKIVYYGPGMSGKTTNLKHVFSKVPGHLRGEMVSLATEDERTLFFDFLPLDLGTVQGFKTRFHLYTVPGQVFYNASRKLILRGVDGIVFVADSAPNRLRANAESMRNLRENLAEHGIDVRDVPIVLQINKRDLPDALSADMIRAVVDPKKELLLFEATAHTGGGVFETLKTVSRLVLERLSQNK, encoded by the coding sequence ATGAGCACCATCAACTTCGCGGCCCGAGAAATTAACTGCAAGATTGTCTACTACGGCCCTGGTATGAGTGGCAAAACCACCAACCTCAAGCATGTGTTTTCCAAGGTTCCTGGTCACCTGCGCGGTGAGATGGTCAGCCTGGCCACCGAGGACGAGAGGACGCTGTTCTTCGACTTCCTTCCGCTGGACCTGGGCACCGTGCAGGGGTTCAAAACACGCTTTCACCTCTACACCGTGCCTGGACAGGTGTTTTACAACGCCAGCCGCAAACTGATCCTGCGTGGCGTGGACGGCATCGTGTTCGTCGCAGACAGCGCGCCCAACCGCCTGCGTGCCAACGCCGAAAGCATGCGCAACCTGCGCGAGAACCTTGCAGAGCATGGTATCGACGTGCGTGACGTGCCGATCGTGCTGCAGATCAACAAACGCGATCTGCCCGACGCCCTGTCGGCCGATATGATCCGCGCAGTGGTGGACCCCAAAAAGGAACTGCTGCTGTTTGAAGCGACGGCCCATACCGGCGGCGGCGTATTCGAGACCCTCAAGACGGTCAGCCGTCTGGTGCTTGAGCGCCTTTCCCAGAACAAGTAA